In a single window of the Rhodoferax saidenbachensis genome:
- a CDS encoding 5-carboxymethyl-2-hydroxymuconate Delta-isomerase — MPHLVILYTPNLDRETDMSGLCRTLADTMLAQRDETGKQVFPTGGVRVLAYAAAHSAIADGKGDYGFVYLNLRIARGRSAALQKQMGDALTAAVGTHFAALLAQKPLGITLQIDEGTEVFDGKHSSLHPLFNKA; from the coding sequence ATGCCCCATCTGGTCATTCTGTACACGCCCAACCTGGACCGGGAGACCGACATGTCGGGCCTGTGCCGCACCCTTGCAGACACCATGCTGGCGCAGCGTGACGAGACCGGCAAACAGGTATTTCCTACCGGCGGTGTGCGGGTGCTGGCCTATGCAGCGGCGCACAGCGCCATTGCAGACGGCAAGGGCGACTACGGCTTTGTCTACCTGAACCTGCGCATCGCACGCGGGCGCAGTGCCGCCCTACAAAAGCAGATGGGCGACGCGCTGACCGCCGCGGTGGGTACGCACTTTGCCGCGCTGCTGGCGCAAAAGCCATTGGGCATCACGCTGCAAATTGACGAAGGTACGGAGGTGTTTGACGGCAAACATAGCTCGCTGCATCCGCTGTTCAACAAAGCCTAA
- a CDS encoding BRO-N domain-containing protein yields MKILPTDFDGQSIRRVFDEDTETWWFSVVDVVQVLTESKSAKRYWSDLKRKLAQEAGSEQPYEEIVQLKLTATDGKQRETDCAQAATLLRIVQSVPSPKAEPIKLWLAKVGYERMQEMADPALSLNRARKTWQQHGRSDKWIQQRMTGQETRNKLTDYWRDHDIKAGQEFAILTNIIHQEWSGVSVKDHKAVKGLASHNLRDHMTEAELIFTALAELSTRQIAETTQATGLPDNATAAKAGGGIAGQARKQLESRTGRPVVSGQNYLAPKAAKKALKALPKKAGR; encoded by the coding sequence ATGAAAATCTTGCCCACCGACTTCGACGGTCAGTCCATTCGCCGCGTGTTTGATGAAGACACCGAGACTTGGTGGTTCTCGGTGGTCGACGTGGTGCAGGTGTTGACCGAGAGCAAGAGTGCCAAGCGCTATTGGTCAGACCTCAAGCGCAAGCTGGCACAAGAAGCCGGCTCGGAGCAACCGTACGAGGAAATCGTACAGTTGAAGTTGACCGCCACAGACGGCAAACAGCGGGAGACCGATTGCGCCCAAGCGGCCACGCTACTGCGCATCGTGCAATCCGTCCCCAGCCCCAAAGCCGAACCCATCAAGCTCTGGCTTGCCAAAGTGGGCTACGAGCGCATGCAGGAAATGGCCGACCCCGCCCTCTCGCTCAACCGTGCTCGCAAAACCTGGCAACAGCATGGCCGCAGTGACAAGTGGATCCAGCAGCGCATGACCGGACAAGAGACGCGCAACAAACTCACTGATTACTGGCGCGATCACGACATCAAAGCCGGTCAAGAGTTCGCCATCCTCACCAACATCATTCACCAGGAATGGAGCGGCGTCAGCGTCAAAGACCACAAGGCCGTCAAAGGCCTTGCCAGCCACAACCTGCGCGATCACATGACCGAGGCGGAATTGATCTTCACCGCACTGGCCGAGCTGTCCACGCGCCAGATCGCCGAGACCACCCAGGCCACTGGCTTGCCAGACAACGCCACCGCAGCCAAGGCCGGTGGCGGCATCGCCGGGCAGGCGCGCAAACAGCTGGAGAGCCGGACTGGCAGACCTGTGGTGTCAGGGCAAAACTACCTGGCACCCAAAGCCGCCAAAAAAGCATTGAAAGCTCTACCCAAGAAAGCAGGTCGATAG
- the alkB gene encoding DNA oxidative demethylase AlkB, with translation MIPLDLFEDPPPEAQTAHETLAPGAVLMRGFAREGDGELLQAVESVMAQAPPRHWQTPGGHSMSVATTRCGPLGWVPGADGYHYAAQHPITQAPWPAMPGCLMDFAVSAAAEAGYPGFVPDSCLINLYVPGAKLGMHQDKDERDLRAPIVSLSLGLPAVFLWGGHQRTGSPERYRLVHGDVVVWGGPSRLRFHGVLPLADGEHALVGRRRINVTFRRVRP, from the coding sequence ATGATCCCGCTGGACCTGTTCGAAGATCCTCCACCCGAAGCGCAAACCGCACACGAAACGCTGGCGCCCGGCGCGGTGCTGATGCGCGGCTTTGCGCGGGAGGGGGATGGGGAGCTTTTGCAGGCGGTGGAATCCGTTATGGCGCAGGCGCCGCCGCGACACTGGCAGACGCCGGGTGGGCACAGCATGTCGGTGGCCACCACGCGCTGCGGGCCACTGGGCTGGGTGCCCGGGGCGGACGGCTACCACTATGCGGCGCAGCATCCGATCACCCAAGCGCCCTGGCCTGCCATGCCGGGTTGCCTGATGGACTTTGCGGTCAGCGCGGCGGCCGAAGCGGGCTACCCCGGCTTTGTGCCCGACTCCTGCTTGATCAATCTCTACGTGCCCGGGGCCAAGCTCGGCATGCACCAGGACAAGGACGAACGCGACCTGCGCGCGCCCATCGTCTCGCTGTCGTTGGGCCTGCCCGCCGTGTTCCTGTGGGGGGGCCACCAGCGCACCGGCAGCCCGGAGCGCTACCGGCTGGTGCATGGCGACGTGGTGGTGTGGGGCGGGCCGTCGCGTCTGCGTTTTCACGGGGTGTTGCCGCTGGCCGATGGGGAGCATGCACTTGTGGGGCGGCGGCGCATCAACGTGACGTTCCGCCGCGTGCGGCCCTAG
- the rarD gene encoding EamA family transporter RarD: MNSGIIYAALAYTAWGLFPIYFHQVGNVPALEVVVHRTLWALVFLLGVLLVRRQWAWVGGVLRQPRVLGAFALSALLLSANWLVYVWAVHNQHVLDASLGYFILPLVNVAMGYVFLRERPRPGQWLALAVAAAGVLWLTLQTGRLPWIALTLALTFGFYGLLRKVATLGALEGLALETLMLAPLALAVLGYWAAQGQGVLVQGDAASLGWLLLAGPLTAIPLLLFAAGARRIPLTTLGLLQYISPTLQLLMGVWLFHEPLPGVRLFGFVLIWVALVLYTLEGWWTSRRAA, translated from the coding sequence ATGAATTCAGGAATCATTTACGCCGCCCTCGCCTATACGGCCTGGGGCCTGTTTCCCATCTATTTCCACCAGGTCGGCAATGTGCCAGCGCTGGAGGTGGTGGTGCACCGCACCTTGTGGGCGTTGGTGTTCCTTTTGGGCGTGTTGCTGGTGCGTCGGCAATGGGCCTGGGTCGGTGGGGTGCTGCGCCAGCCGCGTGTGCTGGGCGCCTTTGCGCTGTCGGCCCTGCTGCTGTCTGCCAACTGGCTGGTCTACGTGTGGGCGGTGCACAACCAGCATGTGCTGGACGCCAGCCTGGGTTATTTCATCCTGCCGCTGGTCAATGTGGCCATGGGTTATGTGTTCCTGCGCGAGCGTCCGCGCCCGGGCCAGTGGCTTGCGTTGGCCGTGGCCGCTGCCGGTGTGTTGTGGCTCACGCTGCAAACCGGGCGTCTGCCGTGGATCGCGCTCACCTTGGCCCTGACCTTTGGTTTCTATGGCCTGCTGCGCAAGGTGGCCACACTGGGCGCACTGGAAGGCTTGGCGCTGGAGACCTTGATGCTCGCACCGCTGGCATTGGCGGTGTTGGGTTATTGGGCCGCACAGGGGCAGGGCGTGCTGGTGCAGGGCGATGCGGCTTCGCTGGGCTGGCTGCTGCTGGCCGGACCACTCACCGCCATACCCCTCTTGTTGTTTGCCGCCGGTGCACGCCGCATTCCGCTCACCACGCTGGGCCTTTTGCAATACATCTCGCCCACGCTGCAGTTGCTCATGGGGGTGTGGCTGTTCCACGAACCGTTGCCCGGCGTGCGCCTGTTTGGTTTTGTGCTGATCTGGGTGGCGCTGGTGCTCTACACACTGGAGGGCTGGTGGACCAGCCGCAGGGCTGCCTAA
- a CDS encoding VOC family protein, with product MKVEPYLFFNGRCEEAITFYQQAVGAELLFQMRMNEAPEPPPPGSENKIMHATLRIGTTALMVSDGNSNMQANFKGFSLSLGVADAAEGERVFAALAQGGTVTMPLGKTFWSPCFGMLEDRFGVGWMVIAPAAA from the coding sequence ATGAAAGTCGAGCCGTACCTGTTTTTCAATGGCCGCTGTGAAGAGGCCATCACCTTCTACCAACAAGCCGTGGGCGCCGAGCTGCTGTTTCAGATGCGCATGAACGAGGCGCCCGAGCCACCGCCACCGGGGTCGGAGAACAAAATCATGCATGCCACCCTGCGCATCGGCACGACCGCGCTGATGGTGTCGGACGGCAACAGCAATATGCAGGCGAATTTCAAGGGGTTTTCCTTGTCGCTGGGCGTGGCCGACGCAGCGGAAGGCGAGCGGGTGTTTGCCGCGCTGGCCCAAGGCGGCACGGTCACGATGCCTTTGGGCAAGACGTTCTGGTCGCCCTGCTTTGGCATGCTGGAAGACCGCTTCGGGGTGGGCTGGATGGTCATCGCCCCAGCTGCGGCCTGA
- a CDS encoding PglL family O-oligosaccharyltransferase, with translation MAAERAAPGGAGLAVWSAAVVLAIAAPWLSPVSWGPTPEMVQRLLSAGCAAVLLVALVGWSPRIDRHTLASGIANAWLLAALLSAVLGLLQYFGAEGLLPAHWVNASTPGQAYANLRQRNQFASLTSLGLVALLYLVTAHTPDHNHTRTRTHTLALILALALLALGNATSSSRTGVLQWVGLVVLAWLWGRQKPGPLLRWSLQALGLYVVAMLVLPVLLQTQSGIGGGNALTRFQEHIGCESRPVLWRNVLELTAQQPWLGWGWGELKFAHFIYPYDGERFCAIVDNAHNLPLHLAVTLGVPLALLLCGALLAALWWAKPWREKEATRRLAWAGLVVIGIHSLLEYPLWYSPFQMAVALCLWLLWRTRAPSTYQVNEPIAMRLTVTGTLAACTLALVAYAGWDYWRVGQLYLPPASRDEAYRDDTLDKVRGSWLFHDEVQFAYVTTTTPTPENAAALYAAALQTLHFSPEPKVIAPLLASAGLLGPPSATVQHIRARWRVVYGSTVNTPD, from the coding sequence ATGGCGGCTGAGCGCGCCGCACCGGGCGGTGCAGGCCTGGCGGTCTGGTCCGCAGCCGTGGTGCTGGCGATTGCCGCACCCTGGCTAAGCCCGGTGAGCTGGGGCCCCACGCCCGAGATGGTGCAGCGCCTGCTGTCGGCGGGCTGTGCCGCCGTGTTGCTCGTGGCGCTGGTCGGATGGTCGCCACGCATCGATAGGCACACTCTCGCCAGCGGCATTGCGAACGCCTGGCTGCTGGCGGCGCTGCTGAGCGCGGTACTGGGCTTGTTGCAGTACTTTGGTGCAGAGGGCCTGTTGCCTGCCCACTGGGTGAACGCGTCCACACCGGGCCAGGCCTATGCGAACCTGCGCCAGCGCAACCAGTTTGCCTCGCTCACCTCGCTGGGCCTCGTGGCACTGCTGTACCTGGTGACGGCCCACACACCGGATCACAACCACACACGCACGCGAACCCACACGCTGGCGCTCATCCTCGCGCTTGCTTTGCTTGCGCTGGGCAACGCGACTAGCAGCTCCCGTACCGGAGTGTTGCAATGGGTGGGCCTGGTGGTGCTGGCATGGCTCTGGGGCCGCCAGAAGCCGGGGCCGCTATTGCGCTGGAGCCTGCAGGCGCTGGGGCTGTATGTGGTGGCCATGCTGGTGTTGCCGGTCTTGCTGCAGACGCAGTCGGGCATCGGTGGCGGCAATGCGCTGACGCGTTTTCAGGAGCACATTGGCTGCGAGAGCCGCCCGGTGTTATGGCGCAATGTGTTGGAACTCACCGCCCAACAGCCCTGGCTGGGCTGGGGTTGGGGCGAGCTGAAGTTTGCGCACTTCATCTACCCGTATGACGGGGAACGCTTCTGCGCGATTGTGGACAACGCCCACAACCTGCCACTGCACCTGGCCGTGACGCTGGGTGTGCCGCTGGCACTGCTGCTGTGCGGCGCACTGCTGGCCGCACTGTGGTGGGCCAAGCCCTGGCGTGAGAAAGAGGCCACACGGCGACTGGCCTGGGCCGGGCTGGTGGTCATCGGCATACACAGCCTGCTGGAGTACCCACTGTGGTATTCCCCGTTCCAGATGGCGGTGGCGTTGTGTCTTTGGTTGTTATGGCGCACACGTGCACCTAGCACTTACCAAGTTAACGAACCCATCGCGATGCGCCTGACAGTCACCGGAACATTGGCCGCCTGCACACTGGCGCTGGTGGCCTATGCAGGCTGGGACTACTGGCGTGTGGGCCAGCTCTACCTGCCACCCGCCTCACGGGATGAAGCCTACCGCGACGACACGCTGGACAAGGTGCGTGGCTCCTGGTTATTCCATGACGAGGTGCAGTTTGCCTATGTGACCACGACCACGCCAACGCCCGAGAATGCGGCGGCGCTGTATGCCGCGGCGCTGCAGACACTGCACTTCTCGCCCGAGCCCAAGGTCATTGCCCCGCTTTTGGCCAGCGCAGGCCTGCTGGGCCCGCCCAGCGCCACAGTGCAGCACATCCGTGCACGTTGGCGTGTGGTGTATGGCTCAACGGTGAATACGCCGGATTAG
- a CDS encoding PLP-dependent aminotransferase family protein — protein MFSLDRNASTSLTDQIELGLRERIGSGQLPAAARLPSIRQLAAQFAVSPNTVVVAYDRLMALGLIESRGTAGYFVRESRAATPMPDAAALEAGEEQDGVWLAQQANDQRAGVLLASSGTLPPAWLEDAVPAAAVQRGLARASAGMASRCPPQGLPDLRERIAMVLRGIGIAVDAGRILTTFGGTHAIDLICRAFLQPGDTVLVEDPGYFLMFERLRKDGIRAVPIKRRPDGVDLEQLDAACREHKPRILFIQTVLHNPTGWSSTAANLHKVLMLAQQHGFLIAEDDVHGHFHPGHATRLASLSGLDRVIYYSSFCKALSPALRMGYMAADPTLLKALMREKICSILTTPALNEYVLLEVLAAGRWRKHLDRLNAKLLVARHASARQLTDAGLLLDHPGEGGLFLWATVPGDVDLNLLVQDAYRNKIVLMRGATFSADQQADAHIRFNVAFSQQPRLADYLRERLQSLAGARAALARVSGQALSKP, from the coding sequence ATGTTCTCGCTAGACCGCAATGCATCCACGTCGCTGACCGACCAGATCGAGCTGGGCCTGCGCGAGCGCATTGGGTCGGGCCAGTTGCCCGCCGCCGCGCGCCTGCCGTCCATCCGCCAGTTGGCCGCGCAGTTTGCGGTGAGTCCCAATACCGTGGTCGTGGCCTATGACCGGCTGATGGCGCTGGGGCTGATCGAATCGCGCGGCACGGCCGGTTATTTTGTGCGCGAGTCACGCGCCGCCACACCCATGCCCGACGCCGCCGCGCTGGAAGCCGGCGAAGAACAAGACGGCGTGTGGTTGGCACAGCAGGCCAATGACCAGCGCGCCGGGGTGCTGCTGGCCAGCAGCGGTACGTTGCCGCCCGCGTGGCTCGAAGACGCGGTACCTGCCGCCGCCGTGCAGCGTGGCTTGGCGCGTGCCAGTGCTGGCATGGCCTCGCGCTGCCCGCCGCAGGGCCTGCCCGATCTGCGGGAGCGCATTGCCATGGTGCTGCGCGGCATTGGCATTGCGGTGGACGCGGGCCGCATCCTCACCACCTTTGGCGGCACCCACGCCATCGACTTGATCTGCCGCGCCTTCCTGCAACCCGGCGACACCGTGCTGGTCGAAGACCCAGGCTACTTTTTGATGTTCGAGCGCCTGCGCAAAGACGGTATACGCGCCGTCCCCATCAAGCGTCGCCCCGACGGTGTGGACCTGGAGCAGTTGGACGCCGCCTGCCGCGAACACAAGCCGCGCATCCTCTTCATCCAGACCGTGTTGCACAACCCCACGGGCTGGAGCAGCACTGCGGCCAACCTGCACAAGGTCTTGATGCTCGCGCAGCAACACGGCTTCCTGATTGCCGAAGACGACGTGCACGGCCACTTCCACCCCGGCCACGCCACGCGCCTGGCCAGCCTGTCGGGGCTGGACCGCGTCATTTATTACTCCAGCTTCTGCAAGGCGCTGAGCCCGGCGCTGCGCATGGGCTACATGGCGGCCGACCCCACACTGCTCAAGGCGCTGATGCGCGAGAAGATCTGTTCGATATTGACCACGCCCGCGCTCAACGAATACGTGCTGCTCGAAGTGTTGGCCGCCGGGCGTTGGCGCAAACACCTGGACCGTTTGAACGCCAAGCTGCTGGTTGCCCGCCACGCCAGCGCGCGCCAGTTGACCGATGCGGGTTTGTTACTGGACCACCCGGGCGAAGGCGGCCTGTTCTTGTGGGCCACGGTACCCGGTGATGTGGATTTGAATTTGCTGGTGCAAGACGCTTACCGCAACAAGATCGTGCTGATGCGCGGCGCCACCTTCAGCGCCGACCAGCAGGCCGACGCGCATATCCGCTTTAACGTCGCTTTCAGCCAGCAGCCGCGCTTGGCGGATTACCTGCGCGAACGACTGCAGTCGCTGGCCGGC
- the dkgB gene encoding 2,5-didehydrogluconate reductase DkgB — MTSNTLTSTPIPAFGLGTFRLKDQVVVDSVSNALALGYRLIDTAQIYGNEAAVGQAIAASGVPRSELFITTKIWTEHLAQDRVIPSLQDSLDKLRMDHVDLTLIHWPSPGGAVPLADTLRALMDAKAQGLTKHIGVSNFNMALLQQAVDAVGAVNIATHQIELSPYLQNRAVVAFAQSHGIHTTSYMTLAYGKVLQDPVLTQIAQRHGATTAQVALAWAMQLGYAVIPSSTQRANLESNMKAQQLRLTDAEMAAIAMLDCGDRLVNPEGLAPRWD; from the coding sequence ATGACCTCCAACACTTTGACATCCACCCCCATTCCCGCTTTTGGCCTGGGCACCTTCCGCCTGAAAGACCAGGTGGTCGTGGATTCCGTCAGCAACGCGCTTGCGCTGGGCTACCGCCTGATCGACACCGCACAAATCTACGGCAACGAAGCCGCGGTGGGCCAGGCAATAGCCGCTAGCGGCGTGCCGCGCAGCGAGCTGTTCATCACCACCAAAATCTGGACCGAACACCTGGCCCAAGACCGTGTCATCCCCAGCCTGCAAGACAGTCTGGACAAGCTGCGCATGGACCATGTGGACCTCACGCTGATCCACTGGCCGTCTCCCGGCGGTGCAGTACCGCTGGCCGACACACTGCGTGCGCTGATGGACGCCAAAGCGCAAGGCCTGACGAAACATATCGGTGTGTCCAACTTCAACATGGCCCTGTTGCAGCAGGCCGTCGACGCGGTCGGTGCGGTCAACATCGCCACCCACCAGATTGAATTGAGCCCCTACCTGCAAAACCGCGCGGTGGTGGCGTTCGCGCAAAGCCACGGTATTCATACCACGTCGTACATGACGCTGGCCTACGGCAAGGTGCTGCAAGACCCGGTACTCACGCAGATTGCGCAGCGCCACGGCGCCACCACCGCCCAGGTGGCGCTGGCCTGGGCCATGCAGCTGGGGTATGCGGTGATTCCTTCATCCACGCAGCGTGCCAATCTGGAAAGCAATATGAAGGCACAACAACTGCGGCTGACGGACGCAGAGATGGCCGCCATCGCCATGTTGGATTGTGGCGACCGGTTGGTGAACCCCGAGGGCCTGGCGCCGCGCTGGGACTGA
- a CDS encoding LysE family translocator: protein MWTDLLPLMTYCFVMSSTPGPNNVMLATSGAQFGYRGALPQILGQTSGVAVQTYFTCLGLGSLFVAFPVLHQILRITGAVYLIYLAWKLSGSALGAAAEGKPLTFLQSVLFQAVNPKSWVKAITLASVFMPVGMSAPMGALLVSVLGLLIGLPSASMWALFGVAIRRLLTDPRKQRIFNLTMGAMLVVLAISFLR from the coding sequence ATGTGGACCGATTTATTGCCTTTGATGACCTACTGCTTCGTGATGTCGAGCACGCCTGGGCCCAACAACGTGATGCTCGCCACCTCGGGCGCCCAATTTGGCTACCGCGGCGCATTGCCGCAGATCCTGGGCCAGACCAGCGGTGTGGCGGTGCAAACCTACTTCACCTGCCTGGGGCTGGGGAGCCTGTTCGTGGCCTTTCCGGTGTTGCACCAGATCCTGCGCATCACCGGTGCGGTGTATCTGATCTATCTGGCCTGGAAGCTCAGTGGCAGCGCTCTCGGTGCGGCTGCGGAGGGCAAGCCGCTCACCTTCCTGCAGTCGGTGCTGTTCCAGGCGGTCAACCCCAAGAGCTGGGTCAAGGCCATCACGCTGGCCTCGGTGTTCATGCCGGTGGGCATGAGCGCGCCCATGGGAGCGCTGCTGGTGTCGGTGTTGGGCCTGTTGATTGGCCTGCCCAGTGCGTCGATGTGGGCGCTGTTCGGCGTCGCCATCCGCCGCCTGCTGACTGACCCGCGCAAGCAGCGTATCTTCAACCTGACCATGGGCGCCATGCTGGTGGTGCTGGCCATCAGCTTTCTGCGCTAA